A section of the Pseudomonas prosekii genome encodes:
- a CDS encoding cation acetate symporter, translating to MIRGLIALLSIAAFAPGVWAAEALTGEVHKQPLNVSAILMFVAFVGLTLCITYWASKRNNSAADYYAAGGKITGFQNGLAIAGDYMSAASFLGISALVFTSGYDGLIYSIGFLVGWPIILFLIAERLRNLGKYTFADVASYRLGQTQIRTLSACGSLVVVAFYLIAQMVGAGKLIQLLFGLDYYVAVILVGILMCMYVLFGGMLATTWVQIIKAVLLLSGASFMALMVMKHVNFDFNMLFSEAIKVHPKGEAIMSPGGLVKDPISAFSLGLALMFGTAGLPHILMRFFTVSDAKEARKSVLYATGFIGYFYILTFIIGFGAILLVSTNPAFKDAAGALLGGNNMAAVHLANAVGGSVFLGFISAVAFATILAVVAGLTLAGATAVSHDLYASVIKKGKANDKDEIRVSKITTVALGVLAIGLGILFESQNIAFMVGLAFSIAASCNFPVLLLSMYWKKLTTRGAMIGGWLGLISAVGLMVLGPTIWVQILHNEKAIFPYEYPALFSMAIAFVGIWFFSVTDKSTAGVNERALFFPQFVRSQTGLGASGAVSH from the coding sequence ATGATCCGGGGTCTAATCGCTCTATTGAGCATTGCAGCGTTCGCACCGGGCGTTTGGGCGGCTGAAGCGCTGACCGGCGAAGTGCACAAACAACCGCTGAACGTGTCCGCGATCCTGATGTTCGTGGCGTTCGTCGGTTTGACCCTGTGCATCACGTACTGGGCGTCCAAGCGCAACAACTCGGCGGCCGACTACTATGCGGCCGGCGGCAAGATCACCGGTTTCCAGAACGGCTTGGCGATTGCCGGCGACTACATGTCGGCGGCGTCTTTCCTGGGTATTTCCGCGCTGGTGTTCACCTCTGGCTACGACGGCTTGATCTACTCGATCGGCTTCCTCGTGGGTTGGCCGATCATTCTGTTCCTGATCGCCGAGCGCCTGCGTAACCTGGGCAAATACACGTTTGCCGACGTGGCGTCCTACCGCCTCGGGCAAACCCAGATCCGCACCTTGTCTGCCTGCGGTTCGCTGGTGGTGGTGGCTTTCTACCTGATCGCGCAAATGGTCGGTGCCGGCAAGCTGATCCAACTGCTGTTCGGCCTCGACTACTACGTCGCGGTGATCCTCGTCGGTATCCTGATGTGCATGTACGTGCTGTTCGGCGGCATGTTGGCGACCACTTGGGTGCAGATCATCAAGGCTGTGCTGCTGCTGTCCGGTGCCTCGTTCATGGCGCTGATGGTGATGAAACACGTCAACTTCGACTTCAACATGCTGTTCTCCGAAGCGATCAAGGTGCACCCGAAAGGCGAGGCGATCATGAGCCCTGGCGGACTGGTGAAAGACCCGATTTCGGCGTTCTCGCTGGGTCTGGCGCTGATGTTCGGTACCGCTGGCCTGCCGCACATTCTGATGCGCTTCTTCACCGTGAGTGACGCAAAAGAAGCGCGCAAGAGCGTGCTGTACGCAACTGGCTTCATTGGCTACTTCTACATTCTTACGTTCATCATCGGTTTTGGCGCGATCCTGTTGGTCAGCACCAATCCTGCGTTCAAGGACGCGGCTGGCGCATTGTTGGGCGGTAACAACATGGCGGCGGTGCACTTGGCCAATGCGGTCGGTGGCAGTGTGTTCCTCGGCTTCATTTCGGCGGTAGCGTTCGCGACCATTCTGGCGGTTGTGGCAGGTTTGACGCTGGCCGGTGCAACGGCGGTGTCGCATGACTTGTATGCCAGTGTGATCAAGAAGGGCAAAGCCAACGATAAGGATGAGATCCGCGTTTCGAAGATCACCACGGTTGCGCTGGGGGTACTGGCGATTGGCCTGGGGATTTTGTTCGAGAGCCAGAACATTGCGTTCATGGTTGGCTTGGCGTTCTCGATTGCGGCGAGCTGTAACTTCCCGGTGTTGTTGCTTTCGATGTACTGGAAGAAGCTGACGACCCGTGGCGCGATGATTGGCGGCTGGTTGGGGCTGATCAGTGCGGTTGGTTTGATGGTGCTCGGGCCAACCATTTGGGTGCAGATTCTGCATAACGAAAAGGCAATTTTCCCGTACGAGTATCCAGCGCTGTTTTCGATGGCGATTGCGTTTGTCGGGATCTGGTTTTTCTCGGTTACTGACAAGTCGACAGCTGGGGTGAATGAACGGGCGTTGTTCTTCCCGCAATTCGTTCGGTCGCAGACTGGGTTGGGGGCGAGCGGGGCGGTTTCGCACTGA
- a CDS encoding DUF485 domain-containing protein, which produces MNDSIYLSIQNSPRFKELVGKREKFAWILSAIMLGLYSGFILLIAYGPHVLGAKISPESSITWGIPIGVGLILSAFVLTGIYVKRANGEFDDLNNAILKEAQQ; this is translated from the coding sequence ATGAACGACAGCATTTACCTCTCGATTCAAAACAGCCCGCGCTTCAAGGAGCTGGTTGGTAAGCGAGAAAAGTTCGCCTGGATTCTATCGGCGATCATGCTTGGGCTTTACTCCGGCTTCATCCTTCTGATCGCTTACGGCCCGCATGTGCTGGGCGCGAAGATCAGCCCCGAGTCTTCTATTACCTGGGGGATACCGATTGGTGTCGGGTTGATCCTGTCAGCGTTTGTCCTGACCGGAATCTACGTAAAACGCGCCAATGGCGAATTTGACGACCTGAACAATGCGATTCTCAAGGAGGCTCAGCAATGA
- a CDS encoding glycine betaine ABC transporter substrate-binding protein translates to MKMRRLLGASAALVLAIGSTFANAETKTLSIGYVDGWSDSVATTHVAAEVIKQKLGYDVKLQAVATGIMWQGVATGKLDAMLSAWLPVTHGEYWTKNKDQVVDYGPNFKDAKIGLIVPEYVKAKSIDDLKTDDTFKNRIVGIDAGSGVMLKTDQAIKDYGLSNYTLKASSGAGMIAELTRAEKKNESIAVTGWVPHWMFAKWKLRFLDDPKGVYGAAETVNNIGSKDLATKAPEVAKFLKNFQWASKDEIGEVMLAIQDGAKPDAAAKAWVAKHPERVADWIK, encoded by the coding sequence ATGAAGATGCGACGACTTTTAGGCGCGAGTGCCGCACTGGTGCTTGCGATTGGCTCCACATTCGCCAATGCCGAGACCAAGACCCTGAGCATCGGTTACGTTGACGGCTGGTCCGACAGCGTCGCGACCACCCACGTGGCCGCGGAAGTGATCAAGCAGAAACTCGGTTATGACGTGAAGCTGCAAGCCGTCGCCACCGGGATCATGTGGCAAGGCGTGGCGACCGGCAAACTCGACGCCATGCTCTCGGCGTGGCTGCCCGTGACCCACGGCGAATACTGGACCAAGAACAAGGATCAGGTCGTCGATTACGGCCCGAACTTCAAGGATGCAAAAATCGGCCTGATCGTGCCGGAGTACGTCAAAGCCAAGTCCATCGACGATCTGAAAACCGATGACACCTTCAAAAATCGCATCGTCGGCATCGACGCCGGGTCGGGCGTGATGCTCAAGACCGATCAGGCGATCAAGGACTACGGCCTGAGCAACTACACGCTCAAAGCCAGTTCCGGCGCCGGCATGATTGCCGAGCTGACCCGTGCCGAGAAGAAAAACGAATCCATCGCCGTCACCGGTTGGGTGCCGCACTGGATGTTTGCCAAGTGGAAACTGCGTTTCCTCGACGATCCGAAAGGCGTATACGGCGCGGCGGAAACCGTGAACAACATTGGCAGCAAGGATTTGGCGACCAAGGCGCCGGAAGTGGCGAAATTCCTGAAAAACTTCCAGTGGGCGTCGAAGGACGAAATCGGCGAAGTCATGCTGGCGATCCAGGACGGCGCCAAGCCTGACGCGGCGGCCAAGGCCTGGGTGGCAAAACACCCGGAACGTGTTGCCGACTGGATCAAGTGA
- a CDS encoding glycoside hydrolase family 17 protein, whose protein sequence is MQVTCAALLPDGQTMPATSRFPFFAYLFACLLGLFALGGFWYGLGKPVILPDAASATHKLQCASYTPFDKDQSPFDQPFKLRPERMDADLALLATRFECIRTYSMTGLEALPDLARKHGLKLMIGAWVNNNPVDTAKEVDLLIASANANPDVVTSVIVGNEALLRKEVTGAQLAKLINKVKSAIKQPVTYADVWEFWLKHPEVAPAVDFLTIHLLPYWEDDPSNIDAALQHVAEVRQVFGNKFAPKDVMIGETGWPSEGRQRETALPSRVNEAKFIRGFVAMAEEQNWHYNLIEAFDQPWKRASEGAVGGYWGLYDADRQDKGVLAGPVSNVPYWSQWLAVGALIFLGTLLLGGRVRSTRAALVLPLLGALAACSIGAWGDLARVTTRFASEWLWVGLLTALNLLVLAHAALTLSARTGWRAKAFAVLERWAGWLVAAAGFAAAVMMLELVFDPRYRSFPSVAFILPALVYLCRPVSVPRREIALLTFIIGAGIAPQLFREGLQNQQAWGWALLSVLMVAALWRCLRVRKG, encoded by the coding sequence ATACAGGTAACATGCGCGGCTTTGCTCCCAGACGGCCAGACCATGCCCGCGACTTCACGCTTTCCTTTTTTTGCCTATCTATTCGCTTGCCTGCTGGGGCTGTTTGCCCTCGGCGGCTTCTGGTACGGCCTCGGCAAACCGGTGATTCTGCCGGACGCGGCCAGCGCCACGCACAAGTTGCAATGCGCCTCGTACACGCCATTCGACAAAGACCAGTCGCCGTTCGATCAGCCGTTCAAATTGCGCCCCGAGCGCATGGACGCCGACCTCGCGCTGCTGGCCACACGCTTTGAATGCATCCGCACGTATTCCATGACCGGCCTCGAAGCCCTGCCCGACCTGGCGCGCAAGCACGGTTTGAAGCTGATGATCGGCGCCTGGGTCAACAACAACCCGGTCGACACCGCCAAGGAAGTCGACCTGCTGATTGCCTCGGCCAACGCCAACCCGGACGTCGTAACCTCGGTGATCGTCGGCAACGAAGCCTTGCTTCGCAAAGAAGTCACCGGCGCGCAATTGGCCAAACTGATCAACAAGGTCAAGAGCGCGATCAAGCAACCCGTTACCTATGCCGACGTCTGGGAATTCTGGTTGAAGCACCCGGAAGTCGCGCCAGCGGTGGATTTCCTGACCATCCATTTGCTGCCTTACTGGGAAGATGATCCGTCGAACATCGACGCCGCCCTGCAACACGTCGCTGAAGTGCGCCAGGTGTTCGGCAACAAGTTCGCACCCAAAGACGTGATGATCGGCGAAACCGGCTGGCCGAGCGAAGGCCGCCAGCGTGAAACCGCGCTGCCGAGCCGGGTCAACGAGGCCAAGTTCATCCGTGGTTTTGTAGCGATGGCCGAAGAGCAGAATTGGCATTACAACCTGATCGAAGCGTTTGACCAGCCATGGAAACGCGCCAGTGAAGGTGCCGTCGGCGGTTATTGGGGTTTGTACGATGCCGATCGTCAGGACAAAGGTGTGCTGGCCGGCCCGGTGTCGAACGTGCCGTACTGGTCGCAATGGCTGGCGGTGGGCGCGCTGATCTTCCTCGGCACCTTGCTGCTGGGCGGCCGGGTTCGCAGCACTCGCGCGGCGTTGGTGTTGCCGCTGCTGGGCGCACTGGCGGCTTGCTCGATTGGCGCCTGGGGCGATCTGGCGCGAGTCACCACACGCTTTGCCAGCGAATGGTTGTGGGTGGGCTTGCTGACCGCGCTGAATCTGCTGGTGCTGGCGCATGCCGCACTGACCTTGAGCGCCCGCACCGGTTGGCGCGCCAAGGCCTTTGCTGTGCTGGAACGCTGGGCGGGCTGGCTGGTCGCCGCGGCCGGGTTTGCGGCGGCGGTGATGATGTTGGAATTGGTTTTCGATCCGCGTTATCGCAGCTTTCCGAGCGTCGCGTTCATCCTGCCGGCGCTGGTGTACCTGTGCCGTCCAGTGAGTGTGCCGCGTCGGGAAATTGCCTTGCTGACCTTCATCATCGGCGCCGGCATTGCGCCGCAGCTGTTTCGTGAAGGTTTGCAGAACCAGCAGGCCTGGGGTTGGGCGCTGTTGAGCGTGTTGATGGTTGCAGCGTTGTGGCGGTGTTTGCGGGTTCGCAAGGGCTGA
- a CDS encoding serine/threonine protein kinase gives MLRSLRFAALFGGLILSASALAVDIDAASYGFPLTNPFEATIATTPPDLRPELPANEDINQEDRSVRLRPEREFSLPDNFWPVKKLTYRIATQDHAAPLIFLIAGTGARYDSSLNEYLKKLYYKAGYHVVQLSSPTSFDFISAASRFATPGITKEDAEDMYRVMQAVRAQNPKTPVTEYYLTGYSLGALDAAFVAHLDETRRSFNFKKVLLLNPPVNLYTSITNLDKLVQTEVKGINNSTTFYELVLNKLTRYFQQKGYIDLNDALLYDFQQSKQHLSNEQMAMLIGTSFRFSAADIAFTSDLINRRGLITPPKYPITEGTSLTPFLKRALQCDFDCYITEQVIPMWRARTDGGSLLQLIDQVSLYALTDYLRDSPKISVMHNADDVILGPGDLGFLRKTFGDRLTVYPLGGHCGNLNYRVNSDAMLEFFRG, from the coding sequence ATGCTCCGTTCCTTGCGCTTCGCCGCCCTGTTTGGCGGCCTTATTTTGAGTGCGTCCGCACTGGCGGTCGACATCGACGCCGCCAGCTATGGCTTCCCCTTGACGAATCCGTTCGAGGCGACGATTGCCACCACACCACCGGACTTGCGCCCGGAGTTGCCGGCCAACGAAGACATCAATCAGGAAGACCGTAGTGTGCGGTTGCGCCCTGAACGTGAGTTCAGCCTGCCGGATAACTTCTGGCCGGTAAAAAAGCTCACCTATCGCATCGCCACCCAGGATCACGCGGCACCGCTGATTTTTCTGATCGCCGGTACCGGCGCGCGTTATGACAGCAGCCTCAACGAATACCTGAAGAAGCTTTATTACAAAGCCGGTTACCACGTGGTGCAGCTGTCGTCGCCGACCAGTTTCGACTTCATCAGCGCTGCGTCACGCTTCGCCACGCCGGGCATTACCAAGGAAGACGCCGAGGACATGTACCGGGTGATGCAGGCCGTTCGGGCGCAAAACCCGAAAACGCCGGTCACCGAGTACTACCTCACCGGTTACAGCCTGGGTGCGCTGGATGCCGCGTTCGTCGCGCATCTGGACGAAACCCGTCGCAGCTTCAACTTCAAGAAAGTCTTGCTGTTGAATCCGCCGGTGAACCTCTACACCTCGATCACCAACCTGGACAAACTGGTCCAGACCGAGGTTAAAGGCATCAACAACAGCACCACGTTCTACGAATTGGTGCTGAACAAGCTGACCCGCTACTTCCAGCAAAAAGGCTACATCGACCTCAACGATGCGCTGCTGTATGACTTCCAACAGTCCAAGCAGCACCTGAGCAACGAACAGATGGCCATGCTGATCGGCACCTCGTTCCGTTTCTCGGCCGCCGACATTGCCTTTACCTCCGACCTGATCAACCGTCGCGGTCTGATCACGCCGCCGAAATACCCGATCACCGAAGGCACCAGCCTCACGCCGTTCCTCAAGCGTGCGCTGCAATGCGATTTCGACTGCTACATCACCGAACAAGTGATCCCGATGTGGCGCGCCCGCACCGACGGCGGCAGCCTGCTGCAACTGATCGATCAGGTGAGCTTGTATGCGCTGACGGATTACCTGCGCGACAGTCCGAAAATCTCGGTCATGCACAACGCTGACGACGTGATTCTCGGCCCAGGCGACCTCGGTTTCCTGCGCAAGACATTCGGTGACCGCTTGACCGTTTACCCATTGGGCGGCCATTGCGGCAACCTTAACTATCGCGTCAACAGCGACGCCATGCTGGAGTTCTTCCGTGGCTAA
- a CDS encoding MlaA family lipoprotein yields MAKYLLLIAALLCAGVANADNSKANAPVVIDGDGFKEPLSKLKFNPGLDQREFERSTLNALNVYDPLEEWNRRVYHFNYRFDEWVFLPVVDGYRYITPSFLRTGVSNFFNNLGDVPNLLNSMLQLKGHRSLETTARLLLNTTIGVAGLWDPATAMGLPRQSEDFGQTLGFYGVPGGAYFVLPILGPSNLRDTAGLVVDYSGEAAVNFLNVSEVSSNHPEIWALRAVDKRHQNSFRYGQLNSPFEYEKVRYVYTESRKLQIAE; encoded by the coding sequence GTGGCTAAATATCTCCTGCTTATCGCAGCGTTACTCTGTGCAGGCGTCGCCAATGCCGACAACAGCAAAGCCAACGCACCCGTGGTGATCGACGGTGACGGCTTCAAGGAACCGCTGAGCAAACTCAAGTTCAACCCGGGCCTGGACCAACGCGAATTCGAGCGTTCGACGCTCAACGCGCTGAACGTCTACGACCCGCTGGAAGAGTGGAACCGTCGGGTTTACCACTTCAACTACCGTTTCGATGAATGGGTGTTCCTGCCCGTGGTCGATGGCTATCGCTACATCACCCCAAGCTTCCTGCGCACCGGCGTGAGCAACTTCTTCAACAACCTCGGCGACGTGCCGAACCTGCTTAACAGCATGTTGCAGTTGAAGGGCCATCGCTCGCTGGAAACCACCGCGCGGCTGCTGCTCAACACCACGATCGGCGTCGCCGGCCTGTGGGACCCGGCGACCGCCATGGGCCTGCCGCGCCAGAGCGAAGACTTCGGCCAGACGCTGGGCTTCTACGGCGTGCCGGGTGGCGCCTACTTCGTGCTGCCGATCCTCGGCCCATCGAACCTGCGTGACACCGCAGGCCTGGTGGTCGACTACAGCGGCGAGGCGGCGGTCAACTTCTTGAACGTCTCTGAAGTCAGCTCCAACCATCCGGAAATCTGGGCTTTGCGCGCGGTCGACAAGCGCCACCAGAACAGCTTCCGCTACGGCCAGCTCAACTCGCCGTTCGAGTACGAGAAGGTGCGTTACGTCTACACCGAGTCGCGCAAGTTGCAGATCGCCGAGTAA
- a CDS encoding DUF808 domain-containing protein produces MAGSSLLLLIDDIAAVLDDVALMTKMAAKKTAGVLGDDLALNAQQVSGVRAEREIPVVWAVAKGSFLNKLILVPSALAISAFIPWLVTPLLMVGGAYLCFEGFEKLAHKFLHKEEAKAEHAQLVEAVADPATDLVAFEKGKIKGAIRTDFILSAEIIAITLGTVADASLTQQVIVLSGIAIVMTIGVYGLVAGIVKLDDLGLWLTQKPGQVAKSIGGAILRAAPYMMKSLSVIGTAAMFLVGGGILTHGLPVVHHWIEGVSASAGGAAFIVPTLLNAVAGIVAGAAVLAVVMLVGKLWKSVKG; encoded by the coding sequence ATGGCAGGAAGCAGTTTGCTGTTGCTGATCGACGACATCGCCGCGGTACTCGACGATGTAGCGTTGATGACCAAAATGGCCGCGAAGAAGACCGCTGGCGTGCTCGGCGACGACCTGGCGCTCAACGCCCAGCAAGTCAGTGGCGTGCGCGCCGAGCGGGAAATCCCGGTGGTGTGGGCGGTAGCCAAGGGCTCGTTCCTCAACAAGCTGATCCTGGTGCCTTCGGCGCTGGCCATCAGCGCGTTCATTCCATGGCTGGTGACGCCGCTGTTGATGGTCGGCGGCGCTTACCTGTGCTTCGAAGGTTTCGAGAAACTCGCGCACAAGTTCCTGCACAAAGAAGAAGCTAAGGCTGAGCACGCGCAACTGGTCGAAGCAGTGGCTGACCCGGCGACCGATCTGGTGGCGTTCGAAAAGGGCAAGATCAAAGGCGCGATCCGCACCGACTTCATTCTCTCCGCGGAAATCATCGCCATCACCCTCGGCACCGTGGCAGACGCGTCGCTGACCCAGCAAGTGATCGTGCTGTCGGGTATCGCCATTGTCATGACCATCGGCGTTTACGGCTTGGTGGCGGGCATCGTCAAACTCGATGACTTGGGCCTGTGGTTGACGCAGAAGCCGGGTCAAGTGGCCAAAAGCATCGGCGGCGCGATTCTGCGTGCGGCGCCGTACATGATGAAAAGCCTGTCGGTGATCGGCACTGCCGCGATGTTTCTGGTCGGCGGCGGGATTCTCACCCACGGCTTACCGGTAGTGCATCACTGGATCGAAGGCGTCAGCGCCAGCGCCGGCGGGGCAGCGTTTATCGTGCCGACGTTGCTCAACGCGGTGGCGGGCATTGTTGCCGGCGCGGCGGTATTGGCGGTTGTGATGCTGGTGGGCAAACTCTGGAAATCAGTCAAAGGCTGA
- a CDS encoding TetR/AcrR family transcriptional regulator: MSTIRERNKELILRAASEEFADKGFAATKTSDIAAKAGLPKPNVYYYFKSKENLYREVLQSIIEPILQASTPFNADGVPGEVLSGYIRSKIRISRDLPFASKVFASEIMHGAPHLSADLVERLNGQAKHNIDCIQTWIDRGQIAPIDPNHLMFSIWAATQTYADFDWQISAVTGKTKLDEADYEAAAQTIIRLVLKGCEPDR; encoded by the coding sequence ATGAGCACTATCCGCGAGCGCAACAAAGAACTGATCCTGCGTGCCGCCAGTGAAGAGTTTGCCGACAAGGGCTTCGCTGCGACCAAAACCAGTGATATCGCGGCCAAAGCGGGATTGCCCAAGCCCAACGTCTATTACTACTTCAAGTCCAAGGAAAACCTCTACCGCGAGGTTTTGCAGAGCATCATCGAGCCGATCCTGCAGGCCTCGACGCCGTTCAACGCTGACGGCGTGCCGGGCGAAGTGCTGAGCGGTTACATCCGTTCGAAAATCCGCATCTCCCGCGACCTGCCGTTCGCCTCCAAAGTGTTCGCCAGCGAAATCATGCACGGCGCCCCGCACTTGAGCGCCGACCTGGTCGAACGCCTCAACGGCCAGGCCAAGCACAACATCGACTGCATCCAGACCTGGATCGACCGCGGCCAAATCGCCCCGATCGACCCCAACCACCTGATGTTCAGCATCTGGGCGGCGACCCAGACGTATGCTGATTTCGATTGGCAGATTTCGGCGGTGACCGGCAAGACGAAGCTGGATGAGGCGGATTATGAAGCGGCGGCGCAGACGATTATTCGCCTGGTGCTCAAGGGGTGTGAGCCGGATCGGTAG
- a CDS encoding GlcG/HbpS family heme-binding protein, whose amino-acid sequence MSALTLKVAVSLVDQTIAAGRAISAAPLTIAVLDAGGHLVTLQREDGASLLRPQIAIGKAWGAIALGKGSRLLALDAQQRPAFIAALNSLGQGSVVPAPGGVLIRDQDGNVLGAVGISGDLSDVDEQCAISAIEALGLRADAGVTA is encoded by the coding sequence ATGAGCGCTTTAACCTTGAAAGTGGCAGTCAGCCTGGTCGATCAGACCATCGCCGCAGGACGTGCAATTTCCGCAGCCCCACTGACCATCGCCGTGCTGGACGCCGGCGGTCACTTGGTCACCTTGCAGCGCGAAGACGGCGCCAGCCTGCTGCGCCCGCAAATCGCCATCGGCAAAGCCTGGGGCGCGATCGCTTTAGGCAAAGGTTCACGCCTGCTGGCGCTGGACGCCCAACAACGCCCGGCATTCATCGCCGCACTCAACAGCCTGGGGCAGGGCAGCGTCGTCCCGGCCCCGGGTGGCGTGTTGATTCGGGATCAGGATGGCAACGTGCTGGGTGCGGTCGGGATCAGCGGCGATCTGTCGGATGTCGATGAGCAGTGTGCGATCAGCGCGATAGAAGCGTTGGGGTTGCGGGCGGATGCGGGGGTGACCGCTTGA
- the gcl gene encoding glyoxylate carboligase, whose protein sequence is MSKMRAIEAAVLVMRREGVDTAFGIPGAAINPLYSALQKVGGIDHVLARHVEGASHMAEGYTRTKAGNIGVCIGTSGPAGTDMVTGLYSASADSIPILCITGQAPRARMHKEDFQAVDITAIVKPVTKWATTVMEPGQVPYAFQKAFYEMRSGRPGPVLIDLPFDVQMAEIEFDIDAYQPLPLAKPTANRVQIEKALAMLDQAERPLLVAGGGIINADASELLVEFAELTGIPVIPTLMGWGTIPDDHPLMVGMVGLQTSHRYGNATLLKSDVVLGVGNRWANRHTGSIDVYTEGRKFIHVDIEPTQIGRVFNPDLGIVSDAAAALTVFIEVAREWQAAGKLKNRSAWLQDCQQRKASLQRKTHFDNVPVKPQRVYEEMNQVFGKDTCYVSTIGLSQIAGAQFLHVYKPRHWINCGQAGPLGWTIPAALGVVKADPTRKVVALSGDYDFQFMIEELAVGAQFKLPYIHVVVNNSYLGLIRQAQRGFDMDYCVQLSFDNLNAPELNGYGVDHVAVAEGLGCKALRVFEPAQIQPALRKAQELIEEFKVPVIVEIILERVTNISMGTEINAVNEFEDLALVGNDAPTAISMLD, encoded by the coding sequence ATGAGCAAAATGAGAGCAATCGAAGCCGCCGTTCTGGTGATGCGCCGTGAAGGGGTTGATACCGCTTTCGGCATCCCGGGCGCCGCGATCAACCCGCTGTACTCCGCCCTGCAGAAGGTCGGTGGCATCGATCACGTGCTCGCTCGCCACGTTGAAGGCGCTTCGCACATGGCCGAGGGTTACACGCGCACCAAGGCCGGCAACATCGGCGTGTGCATCGGCACCTCTGGCCCGGCAGGTACCGACATGGTCACCGGCCTTTACAGCGCCTCGGCCGACTCGATCCCGATTCTTTGCATCACCGGCCAGGCACCGCGGGCGCGCATGCATAAAGAAGACTTCCAGGCCGTCGACATCACCGCGATCGTCAAGCCAGTGACCAAGTGGGCAACCACCGTCATGGAGCCGGGCCAGGTGCCTTACGCGTTCCAGAAAGCCTTCTACGAAATGCGCTCCGGGCGCCCTGGCCCGGTGCTGATCGACCTGCCGTTCGACGTGCAGATGGCCGAAATCGAATTCGACATCGACGCCTACCAGCCGCTGCCACTGGCCAAGCCCACCGCCAACCGCGTGCAAATCGAGAAGGCCCTGGCCATGCTCGATCAGGCTGAGCGGCCGTTGCTGGTCGCCGGTGGCGGCATCATCAACGCCGACGCCAGCGAGTTGCTGGTCGAATTCGCCGAGCTGACCGGCATCCCGGTTATCCCGACACTGATGGGCTGGGGCACCATCCCCGACGATCACCCGTTGATGGTCGGCATGGTTGGCCTGCAAACCTCGCACCGCTACGGCAACGCGACATTGCTCAAATCTGACGTGGTGTTGGGCGTCGGTAACCGTTGGGCCAACCGTCACACCGGTTCGATCGACGTCTACACCGAAGGTCGCAAATTCATTCACGTCGACATCGAGCCGACGCAGATTGGCCGCGTGTTCAACCCGGACCTGGGCATCGTGTCCGACGCCGCCGCCGCGCTGACCGTGTTCATCGAAGTCGCTCGCGAGTGGCAAGCCGCCGGCAAGCTGAAAAACCGCAGCGCCTGGCTGCAGGATTGCCAGCAGCGCAAGGCCAGCCTGCAACGCAAGACCCACTTCGACAACGTGCCGGTCAAGCCGCAGCGCGTATATGAAGAGATGAACCAAGTATTCGGCAAAGACACCTGCTACGTCAGCACCATTGGTCTGTCGCAGATTGCCGGCGCGCAGTTCCTGCACGTCTACAAGCCGCGTCACTGGATCAACTGCGGTCAGGCCGGCCCGTTGGGCTGGACCATTCCGGCAGCGCTGGGCGTGGTCAAGGCTGATCCGACGCGCAAGGTTGTGGCACTGTCGGGCGACTATGATTTCCAGTTCATGATCGAAGAGTTGGCGGTGGGCGCGCAGTTCAAACTGCCGTACATCCACGTTGTGGTGAACAACTCGTACCTGGGGCTGATCCGTCAGGCCCAGCGCGGTTTCGACATGGACTACTGCGTGCAGTTGTCCTTCGATAACCTCAACGCACCGGAGCTCAACGGTTACGGTGTCGACCACGTCGCGGTTGCCGAAGGCCTCGGCTGCAAGGCACTGCGCGTATTCGAACCGGCGCAGATCCAGCCTGCCCTGCGCAAGGCTCAGGAACTGATCGAAGAGTTCAAGGTGCCGGTGATCGTCGAGATTATTCTGGAGCGCGTGACCAACATTTCGATGGGCACCGAGATCAACGCCGTCAACGAATTCGAAGACCTGGCGCTGGTCGGCAACGATGCGCCAACGGCGATTTCGATGCTTGATTGA